Within the Halichoerus grypus chromosome 2, mHalGry1.hap1.1, whole genome shotgun sequence genome, the region AGAATAATGGCACTGGGGAATGAGAGCCCAGCAGCCTGGCCCTCAACCGCTCTGCCAACTGGACCCATGAAGGGTCTCCTGGCCCCTTGGTCCTCAGCTCCTCCACTCCGACTCCAGCCTCCATACGAATCTTGGCATCTTAGCATTGCAGGAACACTGGAGATCATCCATCCCAGCCCCAGCTGATGCTCAGGGTCTCCCCCAGACAAGAAGAGCCATAAGTCCTGGTGCTACTTATCATTAGCCATGTGACTAATGGCCGCATTGCGCtatatgagcctcagtttctcatctgaaaaatgggtcCAGTCATGTCAgctgcccggggggggggggctggtgaaAGCATCAAGTGAGATAAACAGACGTGGCGGGGGTGTGTAAACTGTGAAGTGCTGTGCAGTTGTTGGCTACCCAGTCATTTACCCAAGAGATCCCTGAATTCTCCTAAGCCTGCTCTCTGTTCCTTCCCACCCTCTCACCTGCCCGCCACCCCCAGCCTTCCCTCCCGTCACCCAGGGTCCTCACTTCCGAGGAACGGCTCGCCAAGACTCTGACACTCCCAGTgcagtgctctctctcccccctgccccccatcccaaGCCCCCTAGGAGGCTCACACTTGTAGTAGGCAAACTGCAGGTAGTGATACATGGTAGCCACGAACTTCTCCACGAAATAGCCACCCACGTTGGGGGTCAAGTTGGCCTCACAGTCCACCTTGCACTGCAGGGACTCTGCAAAGAGATCTagggggtgggaggcagtggTGAGGAGCTGGTGCCCAGCCAGCCTGTGCGATCACAGGAGGTAATGCTGGTGAAGACGTCGCTCAGCATACTAAGGGCAGTGCTAAGGACGACCGGGCCGGGGCGGCCTGGGCGGACTTATCACCCCCTCGATtcaacccccaccccaaaacccGAGGGAGCCGGGGCATTCTGAGGCAGATGAGGTTTGGAGGTGGGACTGAAGCCTAGATAGAGAAGCTCAGGACAGTCCTCTGTGCGCCCCCTGCTGAGGGACCGCACAGTTAGGGATCCCCAGACTAGGTGTGATTTCTGGCCACAAACTGCCTTCTGCACACACCACCTTGGCACCtttgccctctgcctggaaggcctGTGAACCCAATGTCCCCAGACCCTTTGGGCATGTCACCACCTCTCTGTACCCTTGCCCACACCTTGGCCAGTCAGCACCGTGGCCTGTCCCTCTCAGAGGACTGAAGGCTCCCGGAGCGGGTTAACACCTTACTCCGGTCCACCTCCCAAGAACTTCCTCCATGCTTCATCAAAGTGTACGGGAGGCATACTTGTGTTAAGGGGCCTTAGGCGTTCTGGGAAGCAGCGCCCTGTGGGTGAGAGGGACGTCCACATGGGTCTGCAGGGCCCAGGGAATACCTGCTATAGCCGGGTAGAAGTCCTTGAAGTCCACCTGCTCGTGGGCCCCCTCGCAGCCGGCCAGACACCGGGCAAAGACGGCCAGGTACTCGGCCAGGGCCCGCTCCATGTCCTCCGTGCTGCTGCGGAAGTCCCCGCTGTTGTAGAGCTTCACAGCCCTGAGGAACACGGCCTGGAGGGGAGCAGGTAGGGGTCAGGGAGACGCCCCAACAGCTCCCCTCCTCTACAAGCCTCAGGGCCAGCcctacccctccaccccacctcgtAGGGCTGCGCCTCCAAGTCTGTGAGCGGCTCGTCGGCGGCGTCTAGCAGCCCCCGGTAGTAGCTGAGATACTTGGCGGTTAGCTCGTGCTTCGGGTTCCTCTGGAGGAAGGTGTAGGCCGCGGCTGCCGCCTTCTCCAGCCGGTTAGCCTGTGCGGCGGGGACAGAGGGGTCGGAAGGGCCAGAGCCTGCAGCCCGGGGCGCACGCGCGGGCTGGGCTGTCCCGGGTTGTGCGAGCGACTCTGCTCCCGACCCGACGGAACCCGACGCCGGCTCCGAACCACGCGCCCCAGCCGGGCCCcgggggggaggcagggcaggggcgcCGGGGGTGAGAGGCACcccggctgggggcgggggggggcatgGTTGGTGGGGGAGGCGAGGCGAGGGAGGCTCTGGGACTTGGGGcgcggcggggctgggggggcgcGGCGGGACGAGGGGCGCGGCGGGGGCCCACCTTGAACAGCGCGTAGTGCAGGTACTGGTAGGGCAGGCGGCTCTGGAAGTCGCGCAGCAGCTGCCGCGGCGGGTAGGGCACCTGGAAGGCGGGCAGCGTCCGCTTGCAGCGCCGCAGGCAGGCGGCGCGTTCCAGGACGTGACCGAAGAGCTGCAGCTCGCGGGCCCACTCgtcgccgccgcggccgccgtcGGGACCGAGCGCGGGCGCCGAGGGCGAGGCCGCGGGCGGCGCGGGGCCGCTGCAGTTGGCGTGGCAGAAGGCCTCGCTGTCCCGCAGCAGCCGGTGCAGCCGCAGCGCCGCCTCGAGGTAGCGCGCGCTCTCGCGCCAGCTCTCCCCCTCGTACTGCTCGAGCGCGTGCCCGTAGGCCGCGGCCAGGGGCATCAGGTCCTCGGGCGGGAAGCCCCGGAAGCTGTACTTTTCGTACTGCGCCGCGGCGCTGCCCAGCAGCAGCCACAGCAGCCCCCACGCCGCCCGCCCCATGGCCGCGCCGCGCGGGCCGGCTCTCCCGGGCGGAGCAGGCGTCAGGGCCGGCCGGGCGGCGGGAGCCGGGGCCGGGCGGGCGCGCCCGCTGGGTCTTAGCGCCGGGCaccgggggggcggggagcaggaaAGCGGGGTCGCGGTCTGGGTCAGCTCCCCCGAGGGGCAGAGGGTCCAGTGGTGTCCTGAGTCCCCTACGTTGGCCGACCTCCTGCTCTTGGGGGTCTTCCGCTTGACAGATGGTAAGTGGGTGGAGGAACGCTTCCCGCAGGGATGGGAGCCCGCAAAGCCCCACCCCACACAAGGACAGTCCCCCACTTTAAGATCAAGAAACTGAGGGAGCGCCGCCTCCTCCACTCTGCCTAAACCCTGGCACCCGGTCTTCTTTCCATTACAGGGTCCCTTCTGCTTCTTCTCCGCCCCTAGCCCCGATGAAGTCACTCCTAGtgtcccctccccgctccccccccaccccggtccgCTACGGGGAGGCGCACACCTGGCTTCACCCCGCACACAGCACCCTCGCCGccgcccacccacctccacccccgCGCGGGAGAGGCTTGGCGGTCGGGTTTTTTCGAGCCGCCGCAGCTCGTCCCTGGAGAGGCCATCCCTGGgacagtgggggggggtggggcggggggaataCCAAGATTCTGGAGCCCCACCAGCCACCTGGAGAGGCCTCGATTTGGGGGGTGCCAGCGAAAGAAGCAAGGGATGCTTCAGCCCGGCTTTAGGACCCGGGGGCTCCGGAAAAAAGactctgaacttttttttaaatgggagtcAGCTCCGACTTCTCGGCTTTCCCGAACCTCCCTCCCTGGCCGGGCCCCTGGACGCCGAGCCccgggggagcgggaggggggaAGCTGCAGTTCTTTGTGGTGCATTCCTGTGACTCCAACGCTCAGCCTCGCCCCCTCCTCCTATTCCACCCTCCGtctcccgccccccgccccgcgccagctcagtctcccctgcccccattccACGTGGACCCgccagggcgggggtggggacgGAGGACAGGAAGGGGGGGAGCCTGCTccgggaggaggggggaagaaggTTGGCGGCGGCGACTCCCTCGCTCGCCCTCACTGCCGGCCGTCCCAGCTCCAGGCACCATGTTCCGCGCGGTGTCCCCGAGCCACACCTTCCTCGGGCTCCCCCTGCTGcagttgct harbors:
- the P3H4 gene encoding endoplasmic reticulum protein SC65, producing MGRAAWGLLWLLLGSAAAQYEKYSFRGFPPEDLMPLAAAYGHALEQYEGESWRESARYLEAALRLHRLLRDSEAFCHANCSGPAPPAASPSAPALGPDGGRGGDEWARELQLFGHVLERAACLRRCKRTLPAFQVPYPPRQLLRDFQSRLPYQYLHYALFKANRLEKAAAAAYTFLQRNPKHELTAKYLSYYRGLLDAADEPLTDLEAQPYEAVFLRAVKLYNSGDFRSSTEDMERALAEYLAVFARCLAGCEGAHEQVDFKDFYPAIADLFAESLQCKVDCEANLTPNVGGYFVEKFVATMYHYLQFAYYKLNDVRQAAHSAASYMLFDPGDSVMQQNLVYYRFHRARWGLEEEDFQPREEAMLYHNQTTELRELLEFAHMYLQSDDEMELEEAVPPVEPKDPPSDTEFEGEGDYEEGIYADWWQEPDAKGDEAEAELEPEPA